In the genome of Natronorubrum sediminis, one region contains:
- a CDS encoding proteasome assembly chaperone family protein encodes MDELEIDAVAEADLTDPVLVEGLPGVGHVGSLAVEHLLEELEGDSTLVRRVYSEEFPPQVSLEDGVAELTCAELHAVSVPDGRDLLVLTGDHQAQTNEGHYTLTNAFLDIAEEFGVSEVYALGGVPTGELIDEYAVIGAVSDESLLEELEDAGVEFREDEPAGGIVGVSGLLLGLGERRGFDAACLMGETSGYLVDPKSARAVLEVLEELLEFDLEYDSLDERADEMEDVIGKIQEMEQQQQQQQMDVPTDEDLRYIG; translated from the coding sequence ATGGACGAACTCGAGATCGATGCAGTCGCCGAGGCCGACCTCACCGACCCTGTCCTCGTCGAGGGACTGCCGGGCGTCGGACACGTCGGGAGTCTCGCCGTCGAACACCTGCTCGAAGAACTCGAGGGCGACAGTACGCTCGTCCGCCGAGTGTACTCCGAAGAGTTTCCACCGCAGGTGAGTCTCGAGGACGGCGTTGCCGAACTCACCTGTGCGGAACTACACGCCGTCTCGGTTCCCGACGGCAGGGATTTACTCGTTTTGACCGGCGATCACCAGGCCCAGACGAACGAGGGCCACTACACGTTGACTAACGCGTTTCTCGATATCGCCGAGGAGTTCGGCGTGAGCGAGGTGTACGCACTCGGCGGTGTTCCGACTGGCGAACTCATCGACGAGTACGCCGTCATCGGCGCCGTTAGCGACGAGTCGCTGCTCGAGGAACTCGAGGACGCCGGTGTCGAGTTTCGCGAGGACGAACCCGCTGGTGGGATCGTCGGCGTGTCGGGACTCTTACTCGGATTGGGCGAGCGCCGCGGATTCGACGCGGCCTGTCTGATGGGCGAAACCAGTGGCTATCTCGTCGATCCGAAGAGTGCACGCGCAGTGCTCGAGGTACTCGAGGAACTCCTCGAGTTCGATCTCGAGTACGACTCGCTCGACGAGCGCGCAGACGAGATGGAGGACGTGATCGGCAAGATTCAGGAGATGGAACAACAACAGCAACAACAGCAGATGGACGTGCCGACCGACGAGGATCTTCGGTACATCGGTTGA
- a CDS encoding nicotinamide-nucleotide adenylyltransferase, giving the protein MSRGFYIGRFQPFHNGHLSMIEQIAEDVDELVLGIGSADDSHTVRNPFTAGERIMMITKSLVEFDLVTYAVPIEDLERNSVWVSHVQSMSPDFDVAYSNNPLVIQLFREAGIEIRQSPMFNREVLEGTEVRERMINDGDWKTLVPEAVVDVVDEMNGIERLQMISDSDSNGA; this is encoded by the coding sequence ATGAGCAGGGGGTTTTACATCGGGCGTTTCCAGCCGTTCCACAACGGCCACCTCAGTATGATCGAGCAAATTGCCGAGGACGTCGACGAACTCGTCCTCGGGATCGGCAGCGCCGACGACTCGCACACGGTCCGAAACCCGTTCACGGCCGGCGAACGGATCATGATGATCACGAAGTCACTGGTCGAGTTCGACCTCGTCACCTACGCCGTCCCAATCGAGGACCTCGAGCGGAATTCGGTCTGGGTGAGCCACGTCCAGAGTATGAGCCCGGACTTCGACGTCGCCTACTCGAACAATCCACTCGTCATCCAACTCTTTCGCGAGGCCGGCATCGAAATCCGACAATCACCGATGTTCAATCGCGAGGTCTTAGAGGGGACTGAGGTCCGTGAACGGATGATCAACGACGGTGACTGGAAGACGCTCGTCCCCGAAGCCGTCGTCGACGTCGTCGACGAGATGAACGGGATCGAACGCCTCCAGATGATCAGCGATTCGGACTCGAACGGCGCTTGA
- the lonB gene encoding ATP-dependent protease LonB, with the protein MSNDTNVDDPPKDEPDAEPESDQTQSRPRDEEPASDRQGERSLLEEEGDRRDDVDDDDQRNDIDDSNADTGELDDSDEFDDPIADPNDELESDSTTEEAEDDIETVEDLGSTVEVDPGVEVDEENAEDDLLGGLKVDSTADIEVPDRLVDQVIGQDEARDIIIKAAKQRRHVMMIGSPGTGKSMLAKAMSQLLPREDLQDVLVYHNPDDGNEPKVRTVPAGKGEQIIDAHKEEARKRNQMRSILMWVIIAIIIGYTLLSPTSILLGIIAAGIVWLIFRYTSRGTDAMVPNMIVNNGDQRTAPFEDATGAHAGALLGDVRHDPFQSGGMETPSHDRVEPGSIHQSNKGVLFVDEMNTLDVRTQQKLMTAIQEGEFAITGQSERSSGAMVQTEPVPCDFIMIAAGNLDAMENMHPALRSRIKGYGYEVYMDDTIEDTAEMRRKYARFIAQEVERDGRLPHFEREAVEELILEAKRRAGRKDHLTLLFRDLGGLVRVAGDIARSEDREYTTRDDVLQAKSRSRSIEQQLADDYIERRKDYELQVTDDGVEGRVNGLAVMGEDSGIMLPVMAEIAPAQGGGQVIATGQLKEMAEESVQNVSAIIKKFSDVDLSEKDIHIQFVQAGQQGVDGDSASITVATAVISALEDIPVDQSIAMTGSLSVRGDVLPVGGVTHKIEAAAKAGCSKVIIPEANEQDVMIEEEYEEMIEIIPCSNISEVLDVALEGEPKKDSLVDRLKSITGSAFEGGQGAVGSASGSNPNPQ; encoded by the coding sequence ATGAGCAACGATACGAACGTTGACGATCCTCCCAAAGACGAACCCGACGCTGAGCCTGAGTCAGACCAGACTCAGTCACGGCCCCGCGATGAGGAGCCGGCGTCGGATCGTCAGGGAGAACGGTCGCTCCTCGAAGAAGAAGGTGACCGGCGCGACGACGTCGACGACGATGACCAACGCAACGATATCGACGATTCGAACGCCGATACCGGCGAACTCGACGATAGTGACGAGTTCGACGATCCGATCGCGGACCCGAACGACGAACTCGAGTCGGATTCGACGACCGAGGAAGCAGAAGACGACATCGAAACTGTCGAAGACCTCGGGAGCACGGTCGAAGTCGATCCGGGTGTCGAAGTAGACGAAGAGAACGCCGAAGACGATCTTCTCGGCGGGCTCAAAGTCGATTCGACCGCCGATATCGAGGTCCCAGACCGGCTCGTCGACCAGGTCATCGGTCAGGACGAAGCACGAGACATCATTATCAAAGCGGCCAAGCAGCGCCGACACGTGATGATGATTGGCTCCCCGGGTACCGGGAAGTCGATGCTGGCGAAGGCGATGAGCCAGTTGCTCCCGCGAGAGGATCTTCAGGATGTCTTAGTCTACCACAATCCGGACGACGGCAACGAGCCGAAGGTCCGAACCGTCCCCGCCGGGAAGGGTGAACAGATTATCGACGCCCACAAGGAAGAAGCGCGCAAGCGAAACCAGATGCGCTCGATCTTGATGTGGGTCATCATCGCGATCATTATCGGCTACACGCTGCTCAGCCCGACCAGTATCCTGCTTGGCATCATCGCCGCAGGTATCGTCTGGCTGATCTTCCGCTACACGTCCCGCGGCACGGACGCGATGGTTCCGAACATGATCGTCAACAACGGCGATCAGCGCACCGCGCCGTTCGAGGACGCAACCGGTGCCCACGCCGGTGCACTGCTCGGTGACGTCCGCCACGACCCGTTCCAGTCCGGTGGGATGGAGACGCCGAGCCACGACCGCGTCGAACCCGGCTCGATTCACCAGTCTAACAAGGGCGTGTTGTTCGTCGACGAGATGAACACGCTCGACGTCCGCACCCAGCAGAAGCTGATGACCGCGATTCAGGAGGGCGAGTTCGCCATCACAGGCCAGTCCGAGCGCTCCTCGGGCGCGATGGTCCAGACCGAACCCGTCCCCTGTGACTTCATCATGATCGCCGCGGGGAACCTCGACGCGATGGAGAACATGCACCCCGCACTGCGCTCGCGGATCAAGGGATACGGGTACGAAGTGTACATGGACGACACCATCGAGGACACGGCCGAGATGCGGCGCAAGTACGCCCGCTTCATCGCCCAGGAGGTCGAACGCGATGGACGTCTCCCACACTTCGAGCGCGAAGCCGTCGAGGAGCTTATCCTCGAGGCCAAGCGCCGGGCGGGCCGGAAGGATCACCTGACGCTCCTGTTCCGGGACCTCGGCGGTCTCGTCCGCGTCGCGGGTGACATCGCCCGTTCCGAGGACCGCGAATACACGACACGCGACGACGTGTTGCAGGCCAAGAGCCGCTCCCGGTCGATCGAGCAACAACTCGCCGACGACTACATCGAGCGGCGCAAGGACTACGAACTACAGGTCACCGACGACGGCGTCGAGGGCCGCGTCAACGGGCTCGCCGTCATGGGCGAGGACTCCGGGATCATGCTCCCCGTCATGGCTGAAATCGCCCCCGCACAGGGCGGTGGACAGGTCATCGCCACGGGACAGCTCAAAGAAATGGCCGAGGAATCCGTCCAGAACGTCTCCGCGATCATCAAGAAGTTCTCGGACGTCGACCTCTCGGAGAAGGACATCCACATCCAGTTCGTCCAGGCCGGCCAACAGGGCGTCGACGGCGACTCCGCCTCCATCACGGTGGCGACGGCCGTCATCAGCGCACTCGAGGACATTCCGGTCGATCAGTCGATTGCGATGACCGGTTCGCTCTCGGTTCGCGGGGACGTCCTCCCCGTTGGGGGAGTCACCCACAAGATCGAGGCTGCGGCGAAAGCCGGCTGTAGCAAGGTTATCATCCCCGAGGCGAACGAACAGGACGTGATGATCGAGGAGGAGTACGAAGAGATGATCGAGATCATCCCGTGTTCGAACATCAGCGAAGTGTTAGACGTCGCCCTCGAGGGCGAGCCGAAGAAAGACTCGCTGGTCGATCGCCTCAAATCGATTACCGGCTCGGCGTTCGAAGGCGGTCAGGGTGCCGTCGGCTCCGCCAGCGGCTCGAACCCGAACCCACAATAG
- a CDS encoding 50S ribosomal protein L44e: MQMPRRFNTYCPHCNEHHEHEVEKARSGRSSGMKWDARRTRRNSATIGNSGRFSKVPGGEKPTKKTDLKYRCGECGKAHLREGWRAGRLEFQE, encoded by the coding sequence ATGCAGATGCCACGCCGATTCAACACGTACTGCCCGCACTGTAACGAACACCACGAGCACGAAGTCGAGAAGGCCCGATCCGGCCGTTCCAGCGGAATGAAATGGGACGCTCGCCGTACGCGACGCAACAGCGCAACGATCGGTAACTCCGGTCGCTTCTCGAAGGTTCCTGGTGGCGAGAAGCCAACCAAGAAAACCGACCTCAAGTACCGCTGTGGCGAATGTGGCAAGGCCCACCTCCGCGAGGGATGGCGCGCCGGCCGACTCGAGTTCCAGGAGTGA
- a CDS encoding 30S ribosomal protein S27e, protein MAGNFYSVRCSDCENEQTVFGKASSEVACAVCGTTLARPTGGKAEIEHEILETVESR, encoded by the coding sequence ATGGCAGGAAATTTCTACAGTGTCCGATGCAGTGACTGCGAGAACGAACAGACCGTCTTCGGCAAAGCCTCCTCGGAGGTCGCCTGTGCCGTCTGTGGCACGACGCTCGCGCGACCGACCGGCGGCAAAGCCGAGATCGAACACGAGATCTTAGAAACTGTCGAGTCACGATGA
- a CDS encoding translation initiation factor IF-2 subunit alpha — protein MKYSGWPEPGELVVGKIDEIEDFGVFVDLEEYQDKRGLIHISEVASGWIKNVRDHVREGQIVVCKVLDIDESSQQIDLSLKDVNDHQRSDKIQEWKNEQKADNWMGIALGEDADDETYTAIANELIAAHGSLYNGFKQAAIHGVEALEDTDLSDDEIDSLVETARENVSVPYVNVTGYVDLENASPSGVDGIREALAAAEGNGEVPEEVDLEVSYVGAPEYRIKVRAPNYKTAESHLEESAQRAITAIEGEGGDGEYHRDRRTDDE, from the coding sequence ATGAAATACAGCGGCTGGCCCGAACCCGGCGAACTCGTCGTCGGTAAGATCGACGAGATCGAAGACTTCGGTGTCTTCGTCGATCTCGAGGAGTATCAGGACAAACGCGGCCTGATTCACATCTCCGAGGTCGCGAGCGGATGGATCAAAAACGTCCGCGACCACGTCCGCGAGGGTCAGATCGTCGTCTGCAAAGTCCTCGACATCGACGAGAGTTCCCAGCAGATCGATCTCTCGTTGAAAGACGTCAACGACCACCAGCGCTCCGACAAGATTCAGGAGTGGAAAAACGAGCAAAAGGCAGACAACTGGATGGGTATCGCCCTCGGCGAGGACGCCGACGACGAGACCTACACCGCAATCGCGAACGAACTGATCGCGGCCCACGGCAGCCTCTACAACGGCTTCAAGCAGGCGGCGATCCACGGTGTCGAAGCACTCGAGGACACCGATCTCTCCGACGACGAAATCGACTCGCTCGTCGAGACTGCTCGCGAAAACGTCTCGGTTCCGTACGTCAACGTCACCGGCTACGTCGACCTCGAGAACGCCTCGCCAAGTGGCGTCGACGGCATTCGCGAGGCGCTTGCGGCCGCCGAAGGAAACGGCGAGGTCCCCGAGGAAGTCGACCTCGAGGTGAGCTACGTCGGTGCACCGGAGTATCGAATCAAAGTTCGTGCGCCGAACTACAAGACCGCCGAATCCCACCTCGAGGAGAGCGCACAGCGAGCGATCACCGCGATCGAAGGTGAAGGTGGCGACGGCGAGTACCACCGCGATCGACGAACCGACGACGAGTAA
- a CDS encoding HAH_0734 family protein, giving the protein MKRLIIHGDPGIRKGAIVEYDGEELVCFGINRNGEWHGPETVQLWCTVGSEDEYEDFEKRNFTPHFLDVERVDAGDVTVVRPSADLAI; this is encoded by the coding sequence ATGAAGCGCCTCATCATTCACGGCGATCCGGGCATTCGGAAGGGGGCTATCGTCGAGTACGACGGCGAGGAACTGGTCTGCTTCGGGATCAACCGCAACGGCGAGTGGCACGGTCCCGAAACCGTCCAGTTGTGGTGTACCGTCGGGAGCGAAGACGAGTACGAGGACTTCGAAAAGCGAAATTTCACCCCGCACTTCCTCGACGTCGAACGCGTCGACGCCGGCGACGTCACCGTCGTTCGGCCGTCGGCCGATCTCGCGATCTGA
- a CDS encoding SAM hydrolase/SAM-dependent halogenase family protein, translated as MITLASDFGTPYPAAMKGVLARRTDARLVDVAHDFPRQDVRASAFWLREVLPYFPPATHLVVVDPGVGTDRRAIVVRAGEHLLVGPDNGVLLPATRRLADSGRDGDTDVDYECYVIDESALESAEPAGTNTGTIANGPDATALCPSEDDTGRPDGPASATFHGRDVFAPAAGEVHETGLEGVADLEWLTPLVDDPVDCRLPEPTLEDERAAGEVLAVDDFGNAITNVPGGFLTGCDHVSVNDEVVPVGETFASVPVGERLATVGSHGYVELDVNQGRGDEAFGLEGGKQVTLETTEDD; from the coding sequence ATGATCACGCTCGCATCGGATTTTGGGACGCCGTACCCCGCGGCGATGAAAGGCGTCCTGGCCCGACGAACGGATGCCCGATTGGTCGACGTCGCACACGACTTTCCGCGACAGGACGTGCGAGCGAGTGCCTTCTGGCTTCGAGAAGTGCTCCCCTACTTTCCGCCAGCGACACACCTCGTGGTCGTCGACCCCGGCGTTGGAACCGATCGACGGGCGATCGTCGTCCGTGCTGGCGAACACCTCCTCGTCGGTCCCGACAACGGCGTACTCTTGCCAGCCACACGACGACTCGCCGATAGCGGTCGTGACGGAGACACCGACGTCGACTACGAGTGCTACGTGATCGACGAATCCGCCCTCGAGTCGGCCGAGCCTGCCGGAACCAATACCGGCACGATTGCGAACGGTCCGGACGCGACGGCACTCTGCCCGAGCGAGGACGATACTGGCCGCCCCGACGGTCCTGCCAGTGCGACCTTCCACGGCCGGGACGTCTTTGCCCCCGCCGCGGGCGAGGTCCACGAAACTGGACTCGAGGGAGTCGCCGACCTCGAGTGGCTCACACCGCTCGTCGACGACCCCGTCGACTGTCGTCTTCCAGAACCGACGCTCGAGGACGAACGCGCGGCGGGTGAAGTGCTGGCCGTCGACGACTTTGGGAACGCGATCACGAACGTTCCCGGCGGATTTCTCACAGGGTGTGACCACGTGAGCGTAAACGACGAGGTCGTCCCTGTCGGCGAGACGTTCGCATCCGTTCCGGTCGGTGAGCGACTCGCGACCGTCGGCAGCCACGGCTACGTCGAACTCGACGTAAATCAGGGCCGTGGCGACGAGGCGTTCGGCCTCGAGGGTGGGAAGCAGGTGACGCTCGAGACGACTGAAGACGACTGA
- a CDS encoding MGMT family protein, translating into MEDVTDAGIYARESTYLDRYVQLGAASGRVLSVSFPTTPDADAEDEHPVLEEIFEYLDGLEEVRFDDIQIALTVPTDQRAVLEQVREIPYGDQVSVEALARMTPELDPEDEDDIILVRTALDENPAPLLIPDHRVRDGPSAAPPTVEQKLRSLEEL; encoded by the coding sequence ATGGAGGACGTCACGGACGCAGGAATCTACGCGCGCGAGTCAACGTATCTCGACCGATACGTCCAGCTCGGTGCCGCGAGCGGCCGGGTCTTGAGCGTCTCGTTTCCCACGACCCCCGACGCGGACGCCGAAGACGAACACCCCGTCCTCGAGGAGATATTCGAATACCTCGACGGTCTCGAGGAGGTACGCTTCGACGATATTCAGATCGCGTTGACCGTGCCGACCGACCAGCGGGCCGTCCTCGAGCAGGTTCGCGAGATCCCCTACGGCGACCAGGTGAGCGTCGAGGCGCTCGCGCGGATGACTCCCGAACTGGACCCGGAGGACGAAGACGACATTATCCTCGTCCGAACCGCCTTAGATGAGAATCCGGCCCCGCTTTTGATCCCGGACCACCGCGTTCGTGACGGTCCGAGTGCTGCACCGCCGACCGTCGAACAGAAGCTCCGGTCGCTCGAGGAACTCTAA
- a CDS encoding CPBP family intramembrane glutamic endopeptidase codes for MTAWATFAGITGVVLVVLLVLSQLTQDAFEGSDSDSDPDSNSNSDSDSDTRQSTVSDRTEAIQTPADSPTPGNLPPSETSSLEADSDASPPGENERPSSHTDAESASGEPAQVDPRSLSTMALLANVAFSQGLFALVLLGAVIYTGIPADALGIEFSWRYLEQGLLLGTVFGIGLYVANEVAAALATRFGFDHDEELRELLGPDSVTEWGVLLVVVLPIIAIFEELLFRAAMIGAMEAGFGVSPWLLAIVSSVAFAVGHGIQGSVGIVVTGALGFVLAAIFVVTGSFLVVVVAHYLINAFEFVVHEGFELEWARILEG; via the coding sequence ATGACTGCGTGGGCGACGTTCGCCGGGATTACGGGCGTCGTCCTCGTCGTGTTGCTCGTTTTATCGCAGTTGACGCAGGACGCTTTCGAGGGTTCCGACTCCGACTCTGACCCTGATTCTAACTCTAACTCTGACTCCGACTCCGACACTCGCCAGTCGACGGTATCCGATAGAACCGAAGCCATTCAGACTCCCGCGGATTCGCCGACCCCTGGGAACCTCCCTCCGTCGGAAACGTCCTCGCTCGAGGCGGATTCGGACGCGAGTCCCCCAGGTGAGAACGAACGGCCATCGAGTCACACCGACGCCGAATCGGCCTCCGGTGAGCCAGCGCAAGTCGATCCCAGATCGCTGTCGACGATGGCGTTGCTGGCGAACGTGGCGTTCTCGCAGGGGCTGTTCGCGCTCGTCTTACTGGGCGCGGTGATCTACACAGGAATTCCTGCCGACGCACTCGGGATCGAGTTCTCGTGGCGTTACCTCGAGCAGGGGCTCCTGTTGGGAACGGTCTTCGGAATCGGCCTCTACGTGGCGAACGAAGTCGCTGCGGCGCTGGCCACGCGCTTCGGATTCGATCACGACGAGGAACTGCGAGAGCTGTTAGGTCCGGACTCGGTGACGGAGTGGGGCGTGTTGCTCGTCGTCGTGTTGCCGATCATCGCAATCTTCGAGGAACTGCTCTTTCGGGCCGCGATGATCGGCGCGATGGAAGCCGGGTTCGGCGTTTCGCCGTGGCTCCTCGCCATCGTCTCCTCCGTCGCGTTCGCGGTGGGACACGGTATTCAGGGGTCGGTCGGTATCGTCGTGACGGGCGCGCTCGGATTCGTCCTCGCGGCGATTTTCGTCGTCACGGGGAGCTTTCTGGTCGTCGTCGTCGCACACTACCTGATCAACGCCTTCGAGTTCGTCGTCCACGAGGGATTCGAACTCGAGTGGGCGCGAATCCTCGAAGGCTAA
- the thsA gene encoding thermosome subunit alpha: MFIMSEDSQRTQGRDAQSSNIMAGKAVAEAVRTTLGPRGMDKMLVDSGGEVVITNDGATILNEMDIEHPAAQMIVEVADSQEEEVGDGTTTAAVVAGNLLGEAEDLIEQDVHATTIVEGYHEASEIALEAIAEQVNEDGVDDDVLKQVAESSMTGKGTGGLTAASLAETVVEAIRHVETDAAVARDNVAVHTQVGASSNATELVPGIVFDEEPAHDGMPAEIEDASIAVLDVELGVRTGELDAEYAIDSIDQLNTAIDAEESEVRGYAETVAESGADVVITTDDVDDRVSSYLASEGILLFENIGSSDAKDVVSATGATRVGALDDLEESDFGEADRVRSANYGDNDLAFIEGGAAAETVTVFVRGGTEHVVDELERAIGDALDVVATALDSGEVVPGAGATEIAIADKIRQEAAGIEGRKQLAVTAFADALDIVPRTLAANTGQDPIDALVDLRSAHESEGRAGLITDGEDVTIDDPLEYGVVDPADVKREAVESATEAATMIVRIDDVIAAE; this comes from the coding sequence ATGTTTATCATGAGCGAGGATAGTCAGCGAACGCAGGGTCGCGATGCCCAGTCGTCGAATATCATGGCCGGGAAGGCCGTGGCGGAAGCGGTACGGACGACACTCGGCCCCCGTGGGATGGACAAGATGCTCGTCGACTCCGGTGGAGAGGTCGTCATCACCAACGACGGAGCGACGATTCTCAACGAGATGGACATCGAACACCCTGCAGCCCAGATGATCGTCGAAGTCGCCGATTCCCAAGAGGAAGAAGTCGGGGACGGAACGACGACGGCTGCGGTCGTCGCCGGGAACCTCCTCGGTGAAGCCGAAGACCTCATCGAACAGGACGTTCACGCGACGACGATCGTCGAAGGCTATCACGAGGCGTCCGAAATCGCACTCGAGGCAATCGCCGAGCAGGTCAACGAGGACGGCGTCGACGACGACGTGCTCAAACAAGTCGCCGAGTCGAGCATGACCGGCAAGGGCACCGGCGGCCTCACTGCAGCGTCGCTGGCCGAAACGGTCGTCGAAGCGATTCGCCACGTCGAAACCGACGCGGCAGTCGCCCGCGACAACGTCGCCGTTCACACCCAGGTCGGAGCCTCCTCGAACGCGACGGAGCTCGTTCCCGGAATCGTCTTCGACGAGGAGCCTGCCCACGACGGCATGCCTGCGGAGATCGAAGATGCCTCGATTGCCGTGCTCGACGTCGAACTCGGCGTCCGTACGGGAGAGCTCGATGCCGAGTACGCTATCGACTCCATCGACCAGCTCAACACGGCGATCGACGCCGAGGAGAGCGAGGTCCGTGGCTACGCGGAAACGGTCGCCGAAAGCGGTGCTGACGTCGTCATCACGACCGACGACGTCGACGACCGCGTCAGTTCCTATCTCGCGAGCGAGGGCATCTTGCTCTTCGAAAACATCGGTAGCAGCGACGCGAAAGACGTCGTCTCCGCGACCGGTGCGACGCGAGTCGGTGCGCTCGACGACCTCGAGGAGTCCGACTTCGGCGAGGCAGACCGAGTTCGCTCGGCGAACTACGGCGACAACGACCTCGCGTTCATCGAAGGCGGCGCGGCCGCAGAGACCGTCACGGTCTTCGTCCGCGGTGGGACAGAACATGTCGTCGACGAACTCGAGCGAGCGATCGGTGACGCACTGGACGTCGTCGCGACGGCGCTCGATTCCGGCGAAGTCGTTCCCGGTGCCGGTGCGACTGAGATCGCCATCGCGGACAAGATCCGTCAGGAGGCAGCGGGTATCGAAGGCCGCAAACAACTCGCCGTGACGGCCTTCGCCGACGCCCTCGATATCGTCCCCCGAACGCTCGCGGCGAACACCGGCCAGGACCCAATCGACGCGCTCGTGGACCTTCGTTCCGCCCACGAGTCCGAGGGTCGCGCAGGCCTGATTACCGACGGCGAGGACGTCACCATCGACGACCCGCTCGAGTACGGCGTTGTCGACCCGGCAGACGTCAAGCGTGAAGCTGTCGAGAGTGCGACCGAAGCCGCAACGATGATTGTCCGCATCGACGACGTCATCGCCGCCGAATAA
- a CDS encoding GtrA family protein: MTQNSLSEAIRTRFRALCSASRFTQFAGVGFVGAAVDNLVLILLVELTVLGPLSAKVISWELSIVVIFLINEWWTFADYGSMTPRAFGTRFVRSNAVRFGGFLVTMLVLAVLVEWFDVWYVAANIIGTGIGFFVNYTCESLYTWKVHRD; the protein is encoded by the coding sequence ATGACCCAAAATTCGCTCTCTGAGGCGATTCGGACGCGCTTTCGAGCGCTGTGTTCGGCATCGCGATTCACCCAGTTCGCCGGCGTCGGATTCGTCGGCGCGGCGGTAGACAACCTCGTTCTCATCTTGTTGGTCGAACTGACGGTTCTCGGCCCGCTCTCCGCGAAAGTCATCTCGTGGGAGCTGTCGATCGTCGTCATCTTTCTGATTAACGAGTGGTGGACCTTCGCCGACTACGGATCGATGACACCTCGAGCGTTCGGTACCCGATTCGTTCGCTCGAACGCGGTCCGATTCGGAGGCTTTCTGGTGACGATGTTGGTCCTCGCCGTGCTGGTCGAATGGTTCGACGTCTGGTACGTCGCAGCGAATATCATCGGCACCGGAATCGGTTTCTTCGTCAACTACACCTGCGAGAGCCTCTATACGTGGAAAGTCCACCGGGACTAA
- a CDS encoding RNA-protein complex protein Nop10, whose amino-acid sequence MKSDIRVCSAWRDAHDRPVYTLSETCPDCGSETENTAPAPFDPNDPHGEYRRALKRRRR is encoded by the coding sequence ATGAAATCGGACATCCGGGTGTGTTCGGCGTGGCGCGACGCACACGACCGCCCGGTGTACACGCTTTCTGAGACGTGTCCTGACTGTGGGAGCGAGACCGAGAATACCGCGCCTGCGCCGTTCGATCCGAACGATCCACACGGAGAGTACCGACGCGCTCTTAAACGTCGCCGGCGCTGA
- a CDS encoding HalOD1 output domain-containing protein: MSKTTRDRLTQVNEQTGRPVYYDDSRGTYHVWCQTSDYEPVSTALVLAVSSILGVETEDLESLSRRVDPDALNGLVSHWDEIDPRTSSGSVGFRYASCRITVYADGEIVIDPDHHLRERRSASSIG; the protein is encoded by the coding sequence ATGTCCAAAACCACTCGAGATCGCCTGACGCAGGTCAACGAACAGACCGGGCGTCCGGTGTACTACGACGACAGTCGGGGGACGTATCACGTCTGGTGCCAGACCAGTGATTACGAACCAGTAAGTACAGCGCTCGTTCTCGCCGTCTCGTCGATACTCGGTGTCGAAACCGAGGATCTCGAGTCGCTCTCGAGACGGGTTGATCCAGACGCGTTGAACGGTCTCGTGAGCCACTGGGACGAAATTGACCCGCGTACATCGAGTGGATCGGTTGGCTTTCGGTACGCGTCGTGTCGAATTACCGTCTACGCCGATGGCGAGATCGTCATCGACCCCGATCATCACCTGCGCGAACGACGGTCGGCGTCGAGCATCGGATAA